The bacterium sequence CTCTATGGAGCTGGAAAGAGAGCGGGGAATAACGATCGCCTCTGCAGCTACCTTCTGTAACTGGGGAGACCATTTTATTAACATTATCGACACCCCTGGACACGTGGATTTTACCATCGAGGTAGAGCGTGCCCTTCGGGTCCTGGACGGGGCGATTCTGGTGCTCTGTGGTGTCGGCGGAGTGCAATCCCAGTCCATTACTGTTGACCGTCAGATGAGCCGTTACAAAGTTCCCCGGCTGGCTTTCGTCAATAAATGCGACCGGTCCGGAGCCAATCCTCTTCGCGTGGTCGACCAGTTGCGGGACAAGCTGAATCTCAACGCCGTTGCCATGCAGATTCCAATCGGCATGGAGCAGAACTTTCAGGGAGTGGTGGATCTGATCAGCATGACGGCGATCTATTTTGACGGCGTCCAGGGAGAAATTATCCGCACCGGCGAGATCCCGGATGAATGTCGGGAGCTGGCTGAAGCCAAGCGTGAGGAGATGCTGGATGCAGCCTCGCTCTTCTGTGATGAATTGACCGAGGCTATCCTGGAGGGGCAGGTAACCGAGGACCTGATCGCCAATGCGATCAGGAAAGGAACCCTGGCCCTGAAACTGACGCCGGTATTTATGGGCTCAGCCTATAAAAACAAAGGGGTTCAACCCCTGCTGGATGCAGTGCTTAAATATCTCCCCAATCCTGCCGACATTCACAATGAGGCCATTGACCTTGGCAACAGCGGAGGGAATGTGACCCTCCAGCCCGATCCTGACAAGCCCCTCGTTGCCCTGGCTTTTAAGCTGGAGGAGGGAAGGTACGGGCAATTGACCTATATCCGGGTATATCAGGGGAGCCTGAAAAAGGGAGACACCCTGGTCAATTCCCGCACGGGAAAGAAGATCAAAGTAGGCAGGCTTGTCCGTATGCATGCGGACCAGATGGAAGATATCGAGGAAAGCATGGGAGGGGATATCGTCGCGCTGTTCGGCATTGATTGTGCTTCCGGTGATACCTTTACCGCCGAGGGGATCCATTACTCCATGACTTCAATGCATGTGCCGGAGCCGGTCATCAAATTAAAGATCGTTCCCAAGGACAACAAATCCCAGATCAGCATGTCCAAGGCTTTGAACCGGTTTACCAAAGAGGACCCTACATTCCGCTCCTATATTGATCCGGAAACGGATGAAACCATTATCTGCGGTATGGGAGAATTACACCTGGACGTTTATGTCGAGCGGATGCGCCGGGAATATTCCGCTGAGGTTGAAACGGGCATGCCCGAGGTCGCCTACCGGGAAACCATCTCCCAAAAAGCGGAATTCAACTACACCCATAAGAAGCAGACCGGTGGAGCAGGCCAATACGGGCGAGTGGCCGGGTTTCTGGAACCTTCTGAAGAGAATTATACCTTTATTGACAAGATTGTCGGCGGAGCGATCCCGAGAGATTTTATCCCTTCCTGTGACAAAGGCTTCCAGTCCTGCCTGAAAAAGGGAAGGCTGATCGGTTTTCCGATCACCGGCGTGCAGGTTACGATCGATGATGGGGCCTATCACCCGGTTGACTCGTCGGATATCGCTTTTCAACAGGCTGCCCAGGGCGCTTTCTGGCAGGCGTATGAAAAAGCCCACCCGATCATTCAGGAGCCGATCATGAAGGTATCGGTCGAGGGACCTTCCGAGTTTCAGGGAGCAATCATCGGAGGATTGAACCAGCGCCGGGGAATCATTATCAGTACTTCTGAAGACGGATTCCACAGCGTGGTGGAAGCCGAGGTGCCC is a genomic window containing:
- the fusA gene encoding elongation factor G, with translation MIKDLTKVRNIGISAHIDSGKTTLTERILFYTKRIHAIHEVKGKDGVGATMDSMELERERGITIASAATFCNWGDHFINIIDTPGHVDFTIEVERALRVLDGAILVLCGVGGVQSQSITVDRQMSRYKVPRLAFVNKCDRSGANPLRVVDQLRDKLNLNAVAMQIPIGMEQNFQGVVDLISMTAIYFDGVQGEIIRTGEIPDECRELAEAKREEMLDAASLFCDELTEAILEGQVTEDLIANAIRKGTLALKLTPVFMGSAYKNKGVQPLLDAVLKYLPNPADIHNEAIDLGNSGGNVTLQPDPDKPLVALAFKLEEGRYGQLTYIRVYQGSLKKGDTLVNSRTGKKIKVGRLVRMHADQMEDIEESMGGDIVALFGIDCASGDTFTAEGIHYSMTSMHVPEPVIKLKIVPKDNKSQISMSKALNRFTKEDPTFRSYIDPETDETIICGMGELHLDVYVERMRREYSAEVETGMPEVAYRETISQKAEFNYTHKKQTGGAGQYGRVAGFLEPSEENYTFIDKIVGGAIPRDFIPSCDKGFQSCLKKGRLIGFPITGVQVTIDDGAYHPVDSSDIAFQQAAQGAFWQAYEKAHPIIQEPIMKVSVEGPSEFQGAIIGGLNQRRGIIISTSEDGFHSVVEAEVPLAEMFGYSTALRSGTQGKAEFTMEFCKYSPVPQSIAEELKKKYQEKNLKKKK